A single genomic interval of Prunus dulcis chromosome 5, ALMONDv2, whole genome shotgun sequence harbors:
- the LOC117628258 gene encoding phosphatidylinositol/phosphatidylcholine transfer protein SFH11 → MYKSREDRDIVISKGGGDGDGDGDVASSSGKPKILHPPIESHWHLPPQDKHRPSSSMSNLGLKTMIKFRDTFKKLGGSSSSISSNKSLKTVLGGVRDPKDEKVVECFRELLFLEDQLPPQHNDYHTLLRFLRMRDFDFTKAKDAFLSYLKWREDYMVDAIPKEFKFEEYEAVKKCYPHGYHGVDRYGRPLYIERIGMVDLNKLLQVTTLERFTKYHVSEQEKTLNWRYPACSLAAKRHVASTTSILDVHGVGLANFSKPARYLFMEIQKIDSNYYPETLNRLFIVNAGSGFKMLWKAVKAFLDTRTLAKIQVLGYNYQSNLLDVVDQSNLPTFLGGDCTCSDYGGCLLSDKGPWNNPDITEMLQAISADNNGVNNYAENGNLDSDEGLLRNIKIKALEAEFREANKKIQALEAALEEAKIVLKELGQQVEELRSTPFEG, encoded by the exons ATGTATAAGTCAAGAGAAGACAGGGATATAGTCATATCTAAAGGTGGtggagatggagatggagatggCGATGTTGCCTCAAGTTCAGGGAAGCCCAAAATTCTTCATCCACCCATTGAAAGCCATTGGCATCTCCCTCCTCAAGACAAACACAGGCCTTCATCTTCAATGTCAAACTTAGGCCTCAAGACAATGATCAAGTTTCGCGACACGTTCAAGAAGCTTGGAGGGAGTAGCAGCAGCATCAGCAGCAATAAGAGCTTGAAAACGGTTCTCGGAGGAGTTCGTGATCCAAAGGATGAAAAGGTTGTAGAGTGTTTCAGAGAACTGCTTTTCCTTGAGGACCAGCTTCCTCCACAGCACAATGATTATCATACCCTTTTAAG GTTTCTCAGAATGAGGGACTTTGATtttacaaaagcaaaagatgcCTTCTTGAGTTATCTTAAGTGGCGCGAGGATTATATGGTTGATGCAATTCCAAAG GAGTTTAAGTTTGAGGAGTATGAAGCAGTAAAGAAATGCTATCCTCATGGATATCATGGGGTAGACCGGTACGGTAGACCGTTGTACATCGAAAGAATCGGGATGGTAGACCTTAACAAGCTTCTGCAAGTAACTACCCTTGAAAGATTTACCAAGTATCATGTGTCGGAACAAGAGAAAACATTAAATTGGAGATACCCTGCATGTTCACTTGCAGCCAAGAGGCATGTAGCATCTACAACAAGTATTTTAGATGTGCATGGAGTG GGATTGGCTAATTTCTCAAAGCCTGCTAGATATCTCTTCATGGAAATTCAGAAGATTGATAGCAATTACTACCCAGAG ACTCTAAATCGCCTGTTTATTGTGAATGCTGGATCTGGGTTTAAAATGCTGTGGAAAGCAGTGAAGGCTTTCCTTGATACACGCACATTAGCAAAGATTCAG GTGCTGGGATACAATTACCAAAGTAACCTGCTTGATGTTGTTGATCAAAG CAATTTGCCAACTTTTCTGGGTGGAGACTGCACCTGTTCTGATTATGGAGGCTGCCTTTTAAGTGACAAAGGACCCTGGAACAATCCAGATATTACAGAAATGCTTCAA GCAATTTCTGCAGACAATAATGGGGTCAACAATTATGCagaaaatggtaatttggatTCAGATGAGGGGCTTTTACGCAATATA AAAATCAAGGCCTTGGAAGCAGAATTTAGAGAGGCCAACAAA aaaattcaagcattagaAGCTGCACTTGAGGAAGCCAAGATA GTCTTGAAAGAACTTGGCCAGCAGGTTGAAGAGTTGAGATCAACTCCTTTTGAAGGATAG
- the LOC117628711 gene encoding vesicle-associated protein 1-2-like — MSTGELLSIEPLELKFPFELKKQISCSLLLSNKTDNYVAFKVKTTNPKKYCVRPNTGIVSPRSTCDVIVTMQAQKEAPPDMQCKDKFLLQSVKTNDGAAPKDITPEVFNKEAGNVVEEFKLRVVYVSPPQPPSPVPEGSEEGSSPRGSVMENGNVNGAEFSNAAKAFSEQLEPQERSAEARSLILKLTEEKNKANQQSNRLRQELELLKRQGSKSRGGVSILFVIIVGLIGLLLGYLMKKS; from the exons ATGAGCACGGGCGAGCTTCTCAGCATCGAGCCTCTGGAGCTCAAGTTCCCCT tCGAATTGAAGAAGCAGATCTCTTGTTCGCTTCTGCTCTCGAATAAGACCGATAACTATGTCGCTTTCAAG GTCAAAACTACGAATCCCAAGAAGTATTGTGTTCGTCCGAACACGGGAATTGTCTCGCCTCGATCCACATGTGATGTTATAG TTACAATGCAAGCACAAAAAGAGGCTCCTCCAGACATGCAATGCAAGGACAAGTTTCTCCTCCAGAGTGTAAAAACCAATGATGGTGCAGCTCCAAAGGATATTACTCCAGAAGTG TTCAATAAAGAGGCGGGAAATGTGGTTGAGGAGTTCAAATTGAGAGTGGTATATGTTTCTCCACCTCAACCCCCTTCTCCGGTTCCAGAAGGGTCAGAAGAAGGGTCTTCACCAAGGGGTTCTGTTATGGAGAATGGAAATGTGAATGGTGCTGAGTTTTCCAAT GCTGCAAAAGCATTTAGTGAGCAGCTTGAACCTCAGGAGAGATCTGCAGAG GCAAGATCACTTATATTGAAACTGACAGAGGAAAAGAATAAAGCAAATCAACAAAGTAACAGGCTTCGCCAGGAGCTG GAACTCTTGAAGCGTCAAGGGAGCAAAAGTCGTGGTGGTGTTTCGATCCTTTTCGTCATTATTGTTGGCTTGATTGGCTTACTTTTGGGCTATCTCATGAAGAAGTCGTAA